The proteins below are encoded in one region of Amycolatopsis acidiphila:
- a CDS encoding MFS transporter, translating to MPNIWRRASLGRSFRWLWAAYAVSAYGTGLGFGAFSVVAIKVLDAGSAQVAALSSAGLALGALLAVPLGPWMEFRAKRPVMIAMDVVRFGALASIPLAYWLGVLSFSQLLVVSVVTAAAKIAFTAASGAYLKTVVPAGGLLVASSRFESTTWSATVIGPPLGGAAIGLLGPVTTIVLDAASYLLSALGIIAIRAPEQPPDPRKTRTRRWSDVVEGWRYILAHHTLRRFFCNTILVNGLIMATEPLLSVLMLSRLGFPVWEYGLAFAVPCIGGLIGSRLARRVVSRCGEQTVLRVFGTLRACWPVGLAFIRPGLAGLVIVMATELGLIICISLFNPVFATYRLNNTPTDRHARVLAAWSTTSSAGIAVLTMLWGLLAQLTGPRAALALAGVLLLGTPFLLPTSLSPGLPRLQQPRENFR from the coding sequence GTGCCGAACATCTGGCGGAGGGCGAGCCTGGGCCGGTCGTTCCGATGGTTGTGGGCCGCCTACGCGGTCAGCGCCTACGGGACCGGGCTCGGGTTCGGAGCGTTCTCGGTCGTTGCCATCAAGGTCCTCGACGCCGGCTCGGCACAAGTGGCGGCCTTGTCGTCGGCCGGGCTCGCGCTCGGGGCGCTGCTGGCGGTCCCGCTCGGGCCGTGGATGGAGTTCCGCGCGAAGCGGCCGGTCATGATCGCCATGGACGTGGTCCGTTTCGGGGCCTTGGCGTCCATACCGCTGGCCTACTGGCTGGGTGTGCTGTCCTTCTCGCAGCTCTTGGTGGTCTCCGTCGTCACTGCGGCGGCGAAGATCGCCTTCACGGCCGCCAGCGGCGCCTACCTCAAGACCGTCGTCCCCGCCGGCGGGCTTCTGGTGGCCAGCAGTCGTTTCGAGTCCACCACCTGGTCGGCCACGGTCATCGGACCGCCGTTGGGTGGCGCTGCCATCGGGCTGCTGGGGCCGGTGACCACCATCGTGCTCGACGCGGCGAGCTATCTCCTCTCGGCGCTCGGCATCATCGCGATCAGAGCACCCGAGCAGCCCCCGGATCCGAGGAAGACCCGAACGCGTCGGTGGAGCGACGTCGTCGAGGGATGGCGTTACATCCTCGCCCACCACACGCTGCGCCGGTTCTTCTGCAACACCATCCTGGTCAACGGGCTGATCATGGCTACCGAGCCGCTCTTGTCGGTGCTGATGCTCTCCCGCCTCGGGTTCCCGGTCTGGGAGTACGGGCTGGCGTTCGCCGTTCCGTGTATCGGTGGACTGATCGGGTCACGACTCGCCCGCCGTGTCGTTTCCCGTTGCGGCGAACAGACGGTGCTGCGGGTCTTCGGCACGCTGCGTGCCTGCTGGCCCGTCGGGCTCGCGTTCATCCGGCCAGGCCTGGCCGGGCTGGTGATCGTGATGGCCACCGAGCTCGGGCTGATCATCTGCATCAGCCTCTTCAACCCCGTCTTCGCCACTTATCGGTTGAACAACACCCCAACCGACCGCCACGCGCGGGTGCTCGCCGCGTGGTCGACCACCAGCAGCGCCGGCATCGCTGTGCTCACCATGTTGTGGGGTCTCCTGGCGCAACTCACCGGCCCGCGCGCGGCTCTCGCGCTGGCTGGGGTGCTGTTGCTCGGCACGCCGTTCCTGCTACCGACCTCACTTTCACCGGGGCTTCCCCGCCTCCAGCAGCCGCGCGAGAACTTCCGCTGA
- a CDS encoding LysR family transcriptional regulator, with translation MDLDAVRTFVAVAETGQFQAAADELRITQQAASKRVATLEREFGVQLFARAARGARLTVDGQALLPHARELLRAAERATAAVTPGRRALRVDVVGRRIAPSNILHAFYQQHPDIELDVVTLTGVEAVSALGEVSAGALDATFRSLRDSALKVPSGLRSARVIDDRHELLVGPRHPLAKAKTVTPAELTDHRIWMPGMSDAEPVGYYDDLAKAFGLTIDTIGPSFGVDALLAEIADSTRLATFVGEGSRYLWPESYDLRRIPVVSPTPVYPMSVIWRADNAHPVLANFLEYLQTRYRTTAGDDVWVPDWAR, from the coding sequence GTGGATCTCGATGCGGTTCGCACTTTCGTCGCCGTTGCCGAGACCGGCCAGTTCCAAGCCGCTGCCGACGAGCTGCGCATCACCCAGCAGGCGGCCTCGAAACGAGTAGCCACCCTGGAGCGGGAGTTCGGCGTACAACTGTTCGCGCGGGCGGCCAGGGGCGCCCGGCTCACCGTCGACGGGCAGGCACTGCTACCTCATGCGCGTGAACTTCTCCGCGCCGCCGAGCGCGCGACGGCGGCCGTGACGCCAGGGCGCAGGGCCCTCCGGGTCGACGTCGTCGGTCGCAGGATCGCACCCTCCAACATCCTTCATGCCTTCTACCAGCAACACCCTGACATCGAGCTGGATGTCGTCACCCTGACCGGCGTCGAGGCCGTGTCCGCGCTGGGCGAGGTCAGTGCCGGCGCCCTGGACGCCACCTTCAGATCCCTACGGGACTCCGCACTCAAAGTCCCGAGTGGACTCCGGTCGGCGCGCGTCATCGATGACCGGCATGAACTCCTGGTCGGCCCACGGCATCCGTTGGCCAAGGCCAAGACCGTGACGCCGGCCGAACTCACCGACCACCGGATCTGGATGCCTGGCATGTCCGACGCCGAGCCGGTCGGCTACTACGACGATCTGGCGAAGGCGTTCGGGCTCACCATCGACACGATCGGGCCGAGCTTCGGCGTCGACGCACTCCTCGCCGAGATCGCCGACTCGACCCGGCTCGCGACCTTCGTCGGCGAGGGCTCGCGGTATCTCTGGCCGGAAAGCTACGACCTCCGCCGGATCCCGGTCGTCAGCCCGACCCCGGTCTACCCGATGTCCGTGATCTGGCGAGCGGACAACGCGCACCCGGTCCTCGCGAACTTCCTGGAGTACCTCCAGACCAGGTACCGGACGACAGCCGGCGATGACGTGTGGGTCCCGGACTGGGCCCGCTGA
- a CDS encoding MFS transporter — translation MARGSGAVALAAGIVALEFGAAVTSFVASTLLPLVATALDAWNRLGLLTAGTTLGLFVALPLASRVVRRLGARVTLTLGLIGYIAGLGVAASALVAWTFALGQFVAGLAGGVLGVFGVSSAIEQLDEKLRVRVVAASSAMWIVPALVGPAATLALAHLVGWRWTVLAPVPIVLAGRLFIARAALSTARQETPARPVARALLVPIGAAAVASNVGGWPVALAGAAIALAGISALLPPGTARARRGTPAAVGAMVLFAFGYFGADSLVTVLLTLGYRTSLARAAVVLSAAPLAWGLTSLLAARLVRRHGKTVFPVLGLTLAAAGVAVLSAMLLVAPSFPAALAA, via the coding sequence ATGGCTCGGGGATCGGGCGCTGTCGCGTTGGCGGCGGGGATCGTCGCGCTGGAGTTCGGCGCCGCGGTCACCAGCTTCGTCGCGTCCACTCTCCTTCCCCTCGTCGCTACGGCTCTGGACGCGTGGAACCGGCTGGGGTTGCTGACCGCGGGGACGACACTCGGGTTGTTCGTCGCACTGCCGCTGGCGAGCCGTGTCGTGCGCCGGCTCGGTGCCCGGGTCACTCTCACCTTGGGCCTGATCGGGTACATAGCAGGACTGGGCGTGGCGGCGTCGGCCTTGGTGGCGTGGACGTTCGCCCTGGGGCAGTTCGTGGCCGGCCTCGCCGGCGGTGTGCTGGGCGTGTTCGGGGTGAGCTCCGCCATCGAGCAGCTCGACGAGAAGCTGCGGGTGCGGGTGGTAGCCGCGTCCTCGGCGATGTGGATCGTGCCGGCCTTGGTCGGTCCTGCCGCGACGCTGGCGTTGGCACATCTCGTGGGTTGGCGGTGGACCGTGCTGGCCCCGGTGCCGATCGTGTTGGCCGGACGTCTGTTCATCGCTCGGGCCGCCCTGAGCACGGCCCGGCAGGAGACGCCGGCGAGGCCGGTTGCCCGCGCCCTGCTCGTGCCCATCGGTGCTGCTGCCGTCGCGAGCAACGTCGGGGGATGGCCGGTCGCCCTGGCGGGAGCTGCCATCGCACTCGCCGGGATCAGTGCGCTCCTGCCGCCCGGAACCGCCCGGGCACGCCGCGGGACCCCGGCCGCGGTGGGAGCGATGGTGTTGTTCGCGTTCGGCTATTTCGGGGCCGACAGCCTGGTCACCGTGCTGCTGACCCTGGGATACCGAACGAGTCTGGCGCGGGCCGCGGTGGTGCTCAGCGCCGCGCCACTGGCCTGGGGGCTGACCAGCCTGCTCGCCGCCCGCCTGGTGCGACGGCACGGCAAGACCGTCTTTCCGGTCTTGGGCCTGACCCTGGCAGCCGCGGGGGTAGCGGTCCTTTCCGCGATGTTGCTTGTGGCACCGTCTTTTCCTGCCGCGCTCGCGGCCTAG
- a CDS encoding RNA polymerase sigma factor — protein sequence MVDVEEAVTRAHHDEWARVVAALTRRFGDLDIAEEAAAEAFATAVERWPADGVPPNPGAWLTTTANRKAIDRIRRENKRDDKQKEARMVYDDDPPEPLGAIDDDRLRLIFTCCHPALAMHARVALTLRMLGGLTVPEIARAFLVTETTLEQRITRAKAKIKAARIPYRMPAAEDLPARVTGVLAVLYLVFNEGYLASGPGTDPVRHDLTAEAIRLTRLIRALLPQDGEVAGLLALMLLTEARRTARVSAGGELVTLDEQDRGAWDAALIAEGHRLVRERLAAAAAGIAPGRYQILAAINAVHTSVRDIRDTDWAQVVALYDQLVRLDPSPIIALNRAIAVAELDGPEVALAAVDRLADTLAGYHAYHATRADLLRRLGQSQQSRAAYDKAIELAGNTAETASLARRRDQLR from the coding sequence ATGGTCGACGTCGAGGAGGCGGTCACCCGGGCCCACCACGACGAGTGGGCCCGGGTGGTCGCTGCCCTGACCAGGCGCTTCGGTGACCTCGACATCGCCGAGGAGGCGGCCGCCGAGGCGTTCGCGACCGCCGTCGAGCGGTGGCCGGCTGACGGCGTACCCCCCAACCCAGGCGCCTGGCTGACCACCACCGCCAACCGCAAGGCCATCGACCGGATCCGCCGGGAGAACAAGCGCGACGACAAGCAGAAGGAGGCTCGGATGGTGTACGACGACGACCCGCCCGAGCCTCTGGGCGCCATCGACGACGACCGGCTCCGGCTGATCTTCACCTGCTGTCACCCGGCGCTGGCGATGCACGCCCGCGTGGCGCTGACGCTGCGCATGCTCGGCGGGCTGACCGTGCCCGAGATCGCCCGCGCCTTCCTGGTGACCGAGACCACCTTGGAGCAGCGGATCACCCGCGCGAAGGCCAAGATCAAAGCGGCTCGCATCCCCTATCGGATGCCGGCCGCCGAGGATCTCCCGGCACGCGTCACCGGGGTACTCGCCGTGCTGTACCTCGTCTTCAACGAGGGTTACCTGGCGAGCGGCCCCGGCACCGATCCCGTACGGCACGACCTGACCGCCGAGGCGATCCGGCTCACCCGCCTGATCCGTGCCCTCCTGCCCCAGGACGGTGAGGTGGCCGGGCTACTGGCGCTGATGCTGCTCACCGAGGCCCGCCGCACCGCCCGGGTCTCGGCCGGCGGCGAACTGGTCACCCTCGACGAGCAGGACCGTGGCGCCTGGGACGCGGCGCTGATCGCCGAGGGCCACCGGCTGGTGCGCGAGCGCCTCGCCGCTGCCGCCGCCGGGATCGCTCCGGGCCGCTACCAGATCCTCGCCGCGATCAACGCCGTGCACACCTCCGTCCGCGACATACGCGACACCGACTGGGCGCAGGTCGTCGCCCTCTACGACCAGCTCGTCCGCCTCGACCCCTCACCGATCATCGCCCTCAACCGGGCCATCGCGGTCGCCGAGCTCGACGGCCCGGAAGTGGCACTGGCCGCCGTCGACCGCCTCGCGGACACGTTGGCCGGCTATCACGCCTACCACGCCACCCGGGCCGACCTGCTACGCAGACTGGGCCAAAGTCAGCAGTCACGCGCGGCGTACGACAAAGCCATCGAGCTGGCGGGCAACACCGCCGAGACCGCCTCCCTGGCCCGCCGCCGCGACCAACTGCGGTAG
- a CDS encoding YciI family protein, producing the protein MQYLVSVIDDRTNPGSTDREPAISAFNERLIAEGYWVFAGGLADTGAATVIDNRGEQAVFSDGPFVESKEYLAGVWVWEAPDLDVALKLATEASKICDRKIEVRPFLAE; encoded by the coding sequence ATGCAGTACCTGGTTTCCGTGATCGATGACAGGACCAATCCCGGCAGCACGGACAGAGAGCCTGCCATCAGCGCGTTCAACGAACGACTGATCGCCGAGGGCTACTGGGTTTTCGCGGGCGGGCTCGCGGACACCGGCGCGGCCACGGTCATCGACAACCGGGGCGAGCAGGCGGTGTTCAGCGACGGGCCTTTCGTGGAGTCGAAGGAGTACCTCGCCGGCGTCTGGGTGTGGGAGGCCCCCGATCTGGATGTGGCGCTCAAGCTCGCCACCGAGGCGTCGAAGATCTGCGATCGGAAGATCGAGGTGCGGCCGTTCCTGGCCGAGTGA
- a CDS encoding dihydrofolate reductase family protein, translating into MKLTTMTQVTIDGVTQGNGGASDEDRRNGFERGGWALGAGDEETRTFITETYQRADAFLFGRRTYELFAGSWGSIDQLRAHPVGVALNEASKYVASTTLTAPHWEDTTVLRGDLAAAISELKAKPGGELQVHGSGSLTQWLLANDLVDEMILIVIPVILGQGARLFPETGPDLALDLIESRVDSKGVTIQVFRPAGRPRYATA; encoded by the coding sequence ATGAAGCTGACGACCATGACTCAGGTCACCATCGATGGCGTGACGCAGGGAAACGGCGGCGCGTCGGATGAGGACCGCAGGAACGGATTCGAGCGCGGCGGATGGGCCCTGGGGGCGGGTGACGAGGAGACCAGGACGTTCATCACGGAGACCTACCAGCGCGCCGACGCGTTCCTGTTCGGCCGGCGCACCTACGAGTTGTTCGCGGGCTCCTGGGGATCGATCGACCAGTTGCGCGCACATCCCGTCGGCGTGGCCTTGAACGAGGCCTCCAAGTACGTTGCCTCGACCACGCTCACCGCGCCGCACTGGGAGGACACGACCGTTCTCCGCGGCGACCTCGCGGCGGCCATCAGTGAGCTGAAGGCCAAGCCCGGGGGTGAGCTGCAGGTGCACGGCAGTGGCAGCCTGACCCAGTGGCTGCTGGCGAACGATCTGGTCGACGAGATGATTCTGATCGTGATCCCGGTGATCCTCGGCCAGGGCGCGAGACTGTTCCCGGAGACCGGTCCGGATCTCGCGCTCGACCTGATCGAATCGCGGGTCGACTCGAAGGGCGTGACGATCCAGGTCTTCCGGCCGGCCGGGCGCCCGCGGTATGCAACGGCCTGA
- a CDS encoding DUF2975 domain-containing protein → MGKLTVRALHAVLVVVLAGTVFVQAMMVLALATKPADGSLPLTPLRVIVILGMVSVQVALVCVWQLVTMVRRGTVFSHAAFRYVDVVIGAIVAAALVWFAVTAINAPGQRDDPGVTLIMGGIGVAILGVALIVLVLRMLLAQAVARDGEAARMQAELDEVI, encoded by the coding sequence GTGGGAAAGCTGACAGTACGTGCGCTGCACGCCGTGCTCGTGGTGGTGCTCGCCGGCACCGTGTTCGTGCAGGCAATGATGGTGTTGGCGCTGGCCACCAAACCGGCGGACGGGTCGCTGCCGCTGACCCCGCTGCGCGTGATCGTGATCCTCGGCATGGTGTCGGTCCAGGTCGCCCTGGTCTGCGTATGGCAGCTGGTGACGATGGTGCGACGCGGGACCGTGTTCTCCCACGCCGCCTTCCGGTACGTGGACGTCGTGATCGGCGCGATCGTGGCGGCTGCCCTCGTGTGGTTCGCGGTCACGGCCATCAATGCGCCGGGCCAGCGGGACGACCCGGGCGTCACCCTCATCATGGGCGGGATCGGCGTGGCCATCCTGGGGGTCGCGCTCATCGTGCTCGTGCTGCGGATGCTGCTCGCCCAGGCCGTCGCGCGCGACGGCGAAGCGGCGCGGATGCAGGCCGAGCTGGACGAGGTGATCTGA
- a CDS encoding helix-turn-helix domain-containing protein, protein MPIAVDIDVMLARRKMSVGELADRVGITPANLAVLKNGRAKAVRFATLAALCEVLECQPGDLLRWEAGAGG, encoded by the coding sequence ATGCCGATCGCCGTCGACATCGACGTGATGCTGGCCCGGCGGAAGATGTCCGTGGGCGAGCTCGCGGACCGCGTAGGGATCACGCCCGCCAACCTGGCGGTGCTCAAGAACGGCCGCGCCAAGGCGGTGCGCTTCGCGACGCTCGCCGCGCTCTGCGAGGTGCTCGAATGCCAGCCGGGCGACCTGTTGCGCTGGGAGGCCGGCGCGGGCGGGTGA
- a CDS encoding SRPBCC family protein, with product MAEENVSATLTVAVPAGRVFAVLADPATHAAIDGTGWVQESVDRAPLTEMGQIFRMDMYHADHPNGDYRVVNKVQVLDPPHAIGWLTGYEKGDGQLEFGGWIWRYDLAPLGPSETEVTLTYDWSAVPQFVRERGIQFPPFGPEHLTNSLHHLAELAGPTSRA from the coding sequence GTGGCCGAGGAGAACGTGAGCGCGACCCTGACTGTCGCCGTGCCCGCCGGGAGGGTGTTCGCGGTGCTGGCGGATCCGGCGACCCATGCGGCGATCGATGGCACCGGCTGGGTCCAGGAATCTGTCGACCGGGCGCCGCTGACCGAGATGGGGCAGATTTTCCGGATGGACATGTATCACGCCGATCATCCAAACGGTGACTACCGGGTGGTCAACAAGGTCCAGGTGCTCGACCCGCCGCATGCCATCGGCTGGCTGACGGGCTACGAGAAGGGCGACGGCCAACTGGAGTTCGGCGGCTGGATTTGGCGTTACGACCTGGCGCCGCTCGGTCCGTCCGAGACCGAGGTCACGCTCACCTACGACTGGTCGGCGGTGCCGCAGTTCGTCCGCGAGCGAGGCATCCAGTTCCCGCCGTTCGGCCCTGAGCATCTCACCAACTCGCTGCACCACCTGGCCGAGCTTGCCGGACCGACGTCCCGGGCCTGA
- a CDS encoding VOC family protein, which translates to MTIQRMDNVGIVVDDLEAATAFFLELGLELEGEAQVGGPGVDRLVGLDGVRCDLAVVRTPDGHGRLELMKFQSPAATTAEPNAPTNALGIRRIMFAVEDIEDVLTRLRAHGAELMGELERYEDSHRLCYIRGPEGIIIALAEKIN; encoded by the coding sequence ATGACGATCCAGCGGATGGACAACGTCGGCATCGTGGTCGACGACCTCGAGGCTGCTACCGCGTTCTTCCTCGAGCTCGGCCTGGAGCTCGAGGGGGAAGCGCAGGTCGGGGGACCAGGGGTGGACCGCCTTGTCGGACTCGACGGCGTCCGGTGCGACTTGGCCGTGGTGCGGACCCCGGACGGCCACGGACGACTCGAACTGATGAAGTTCCAGTCGCCGGCGGCCACTACCGCTGAGCCGAACGCGCCGACCAACGCCCTCGGTATTCGCCGCATCATGTTCGCCGTCGAGGACATCGAGGACGTCCTCACGCGGCTGCGCGCTCATGGTGCCGAACTCATGGGCGAGCTGGAGCGGTACGAGGACAGCCATCGGCTCTGCTACATCCGCGGCCCGGAGGGCATCATCATCGCGCTGGCCGAGAAGATCAACTGA
- a CDS encoding nitroreductase family deazaflavin-dependent oxidoreductase yields MAVAEDLDRATDSKWDWVAEHTRTYLASGGTEGHESNGVYTLVLATTGRRTGEPRRTCLIYGTSGDDFVVVASKGGADEDPAWFNNLQAEPTVGVQVGTRRFTARARVASSAEREPLWAQMARIFPLYDEYAQKTDRVIPIVLLTPQVG; encoded by the coding sequence ATGGCTGTCGCCGAGGACCTCGACCGCGCCACCGACTCGAAGTGGGACTGGGTCGCCGAGCACACCCGTACGTATCTGGCCTCGGGCGGGACCGAGGGACACGAGTCGAACGGGGTGTACACACTCGTGCTCGCCACGACCGGACGCAGGACCGGCGAGCCACGTCGCACCTGCCTGATCTACGGCACCTCAGGGGACGACTTCGTCGTCGTCGCCTCCAAGGGCGGCGCCGACGAGGATCCCGCGTGGTTCAACAACCTCCAGGCGGAGCCGACCGTCGGGGTACAGGTTGGCACCCGCCGGTTCACGGCCCGCGCGCGCGTCGCGTCCTCGGCCGAGCGCGAGCCCCTCTGGGCCCAGATGGCGCGCATCTTCCCGCTGTACGACGAGTACGCACAAAAGACTGACCGTGTGATCCCGATCGTCCTGCTCACTCCGCAAGTGGGGTAG
- a CDS encoding GNAT family N-acetyltransferase, whose translation MYTTRPLDASAWAAFAELVERNNGIFGGCWCIGYHPERGQKGISHRAVKEDRVRTDRAHAALVLDENGLAQGWCQYGSPKELPAIKHKREYDKEAPPRPDWRITCFYVDPKHRGLGIARAALDGALGQIAQAGGGLVEAISEVTTGRQAPGRFLFSATVELFEQFGFTRNRQVGKHAWIVNRVVAKPIR comes from the coding sequence TTGTACACGACCCGGCCCCTGGATGCCTCGGCGTGGGCCGCGTTCGCGGAGCTTGTCGAGCGCAACAACGGGATCTTCGGTGGCTGCTGGTGCATCGGCTACCACCCGGAGCGCGGCCAGAAAGGGATCAGCCATCGTGCGGTCAAGGAGGACCGGGTCCGGACCGATCGAGCGCATGCCGCGCTCGTGCTCGACGAGAACGGCCTCGCACAGGGATGGTGCCAGTACGGCAGCCCCAAGGAGCTTCCTGCCATCAAACACAAGCGCGAGTACGACAAGGAGGCGCCGCCGCGTCCGGACTGGCGGATCACCTGCTTCTACGTCGATCCAAAGCATCGCGGCCTGGGCATCGCACGGGCTGCGCTCGACGGCGCGCTCGGCCAGATCGCCCAGGCCGGCGGTGGTCTCGTCGAGGCCATCTCCGAGGTGACCACCGGTCGCCAGGCGCCAGGTCGGTTCCTGTTCAGCGCGACCGTCGAACTCTTCGAGCAGTTCGGCTTCACCCGCAACCGGCAGGTCGGCAAGCACGCGTGGATCGTCAACCGGGTGGTCGCCAAGCCCATCAGGTGA
- a CDS encoding alpha/beta fold hydrolase — MDILLIAGLWLDGSAWDDVASALRSLGHRPVPLTLPGQGDGSISATLDDQVAAVLAAVDSASGRPTVVGHSAACTLAWLAADARPDKISTVVLVGGFPATGGKPYADFFELRDGVMPFPGWAPFEGPDSADLDEQARHAMAAAAIPVPAGVATGVVRLTDERRFDVPVVVVCPEFTPAQAKEWINEGDELAKVKHLDFVDIDSGHWPMHTKPAELARLLAAAADAA, encoded by the coding sequence ATGGACATCCTGCTCATCGCCGGCCTGTGGCTCGACGGATCCGCCTGGGATGACGTCGCGTCCGCACTCCGCTCGCTCGGCCATCGCCCCGTGCCGCTGACCCTGCCCGGTCAGGGCGATGGATCGATCTCCGCCACGCTCGACGACCAGGTCGCGGCCGTGCTCGCCGCCGTGGACTCAGCCTCCGGCCGGCCCACGGTGGTCGGGCACTCGGCTGCCTGCACCCTGGCCTGGCTGGCCGCCGACGCGCGACCGGACAAGATCTCCACGGTCGTGCTCGTCGGCGGGTTTCCGGCCACCGGCGGGAAGCCCTACGCCGACTTCTTCGAGCTGCGGGACGGCGTCATGCCCTTCCCCGGTTGGGCGCCGTTCGAGGGACCGGACTCGGCCGACCTTGACGAGCAGGCCAGGCACGCCATGGCGGCCGCCGCGATCCCCGTTCCCGCGGGCGTGGCCACGGGCGTGGTGCGGTTGACCGACGAGCGACGCTTCGATGTGCCGGTCGTGGTCGTATGTCCCGAGTTCACCCCGGCCCAGGCCAAGGAGTGGATCAACGAGGGTGACGAACTCGCGAAGGTCAAGCACCTCGATTTCGTCGACATCGACTCCGGCCACTGGCCGATGCACACCAAGCCGGCCGAACTCGCCCGGCTTCTCGCCGCGGCGGCCGACGCAGCCTGA
- a CDS encoding aminoglycoside phosphotransferase family protein — translation MPEPSEEALRWAVDAVGGDARVAAVTGLREGANPWLLKFEPAGRIEAAVLRLGDPADPDHGQRFGTEVAALRVAGDHRLPAARLIATDLDGAAAGALAVLTTVLPGDSRIPPVASIGRLRCLGAAAAALQTVPLAPRAALPLRTRSIADVDFAARRREKGTTALLAAAEERLDRLPVPGGPTVLVHGDLWHGNTLWSGDRCTGLIDWDCAGAGSPGIDLSGARFDAALMFGLPAAEQVLEGWQRAAGRRADHVAYWDVVAASCTLADMAFCVPVMHDQGRPDLDAGVLGERRDAFLSAALTRLDADER, via the coding sequence GTGCCAGAGCCGTCCGAGGAGGCCCTGCGCTGGGCGGTCGATGCGGTCGGAGGCGACGCCCGGGTGGCCGCCGTCACCGGCTTGCGAGAAGGTGCCAACCCGTGGCTGTTGAAGTTCGAACCGGCCGGTCGGATCGAGGCGGCCGTGCTGCGGCTCGGCGACCCGGCCGACCCCGACCATGGCCAGCGGTTCGGCACCGAGGTGGCGGCGCTGCGGGTAGCCGGTGACCACCGGTTGCCTGCGGCACGGCTGATCGCCACGGATCTCGACGGTGCCGCAGCAGGCGCTTTAGCGGTGCTGACCACGGTCCTCCCTGGGGACAGCCGGATCCCACCGGTCGCCTCCATTGGGCGGCTGCGCTGCCTGGGCGCTGCGGCGGCCGCACTGCAGACGGTTCCATTGGCGCCTCGGGCCGCTCTGCCGTTGCGAACCCGGTCGATCGCGGATGTGGACTTCGCGGCCCGCCGTCGCGAGAAGGGCACCACTGCGCTGCTGGCGGCCGCCGAGGAACGCCTCGACCGGCTTCCCGTGCCCGGAGGCCCGACGGTCCTCGTGCACGGCGACCTGTGGCACGGGAACACCCTGTGGTCCGGCGACCGCTGCACAGGCCTCATCGATTGGGACTGCGCCGGCGCCGGATCACCGGGAATCGACCTCAGCGGGGCGCGCTTCGACGCGGCCCTGATGTTCGGACTCCCCGCTGCCGAGCAGGTCCTGGAGGGCTGGCAGCGGGCTGCCGGACGACGGGCGGACCACGTCGCCTACTGGGACGTCGTGGCTGCGTCGTGCACCCTGGCCGACATGGCGTTCTGCGTCCCGGTCATGCATGACCAGGGCCGACCAGATCTCGACGCCGGTGTTCTTGGGGAACGCCGAGACGCGTTCCTCAGCGCCGCGCTGACCCGGCTCGACGCCGACGAGCGATAG
- a CDS encoding helix-turn-helix domain-containing protein produces MIMSALYIDPTTSANVRLVEALANPSRPARRLLEMATAWPDSLPEVAPPATVYRIQRQLRPDEVAQMVAQYRAGATMQDLADRFDVHRTTILKRLQTLGITTRFSKLEPDEVREAAELYRSGWTLDNLAKKYRVASSTVRAYFLADGVALRPRGRAGFQQTGKRETTDR; encoded by the coding sequence ATGATCATGAGTGCCCTCTACATCGACCCCACCACCAGCGCAAACGTGCGCCTGGTTGAGGCCCTTGCAAACCCCTCCCGACCGGCGCGGCGTCTCCTGGAGATGGCCACGGCGTGGCCCGACAGCCTGCCCGAAGTCGCCCCGCCTGCGACGGTGTACCGGATCCAGCGTCAACTTCGGCCTGACGAGGTGGCACAGATGGTGGCCCAATACAGGGCCGGAGCAACCATGCAGGACCTGGCAGATCGCTTCGACGTGCACCGAACGACGATCCTCAAGCGGCTTCAGACCCTCGGCATCACGACGAGATTCTCGAAGCTGGAGCCTGACGAGGTGCGCGAAGCTGCCGAGCTTTACCGCAGCGGTTGGACACTGGACAACCTCGCCAAGAAGTACCGGGTCGCCAGCAGCACCGTCAGGGCCTACTTCCTGGCGGACGGTGTTGCATTGCGACCGCGAGGACGGGCCGGTTTCCAGCAGACTGGCAAGCGCGAGACCACCGACCGCTGA